The Urbifossiella limnaea nucleotide sequence GGGGTCGGCCGGGAGGTGGACGTAACCGAGGACCGGCCGGCCCAGGTCGAGCCCGGAGAAGCCCTTGTCACCGAGCTTGGCCTTGATGGCGTCGTTGATCGACCCGACGGCCTTCTCGTCGACGAGCTTCGCCACGACGGCGCGGGCGTCGCCGAGGATGCGGCCGACGGGCTGCGTCTGGAACGTGATCGCGGGGTCGGCGGCGGCCGCGGGGCCGGCGGCGACCAGGGCGAGGAGCGGTGCGAGGAGCCTGAGCCGCATGGCGGTGCCTCCGGGGCGGTCGTGAGTCCGACCGTCAGGATACGGGCGGCGTCGGATTCCGGCGCACCCGGGCGGCGGAGGAGGTATGCTTCGGGCGGGGATCGCCCCGACACCTGACCAGCCGCCGCGATGGAGCTGACCCGCCTCGCGTTCACCGTCCAGGCGCTCGCCGCCCCGCCGGTCGCGCTCCTCGTGGTGCTACTGGCGCGGGCTGTGCCGCGCCCGTTCCTCCGCCACTGGGCCGTCGGCTGGGTCGCCCTCGCCGCGGCGCTGCTGAGCCTGCGGGCGGCCTTCCTCCTGCCGCGCGGGTTGCTCCCCGCCGGGCTCGTCACCAGCGTCTACTACTGCCTCGAATACCTGTTCGGCTACCTGGTGTGGGTCGGCTGCCGCGAACTGGTCGGCCGCCCCGGCCCGCGCTGGCCCGACGCCTGGGTGCTCGGCCCGGCGATGGCGTTTGGCCTCGTCGCCCCGTGGGTCGCCGACCACGTCAGCGACGTGTTCCCGTTCCACGCCCCGATGTTCGGCAGCTTCTTCCTGTTGGCCCTGGCCGCCACCCGCGGCTACACGCCGACCGGGCCGCGGACGCGCTTCGGCATCCACGTCGTGCGTCTGTGCCTGCTGCTGCTCGGCGGGCTGTTCGTCCACTACGGGCCGGTCAGCTACCACACGCTGAGACTCGGCGGCGCCCCGCCCGAGTACATGCTCCTCAGCCCGATGTACGACACCCTCGCCGAGGTCGGGCTGGCGTTCGGCATGGCCCTCGTCGCCGTCGAACAGGTCCGCGACGAGTTGGACGCGGCCAACCACCGCCTCGCCGACATGAACCTGCGGTTGGAGGAGTCGAACAACCGGCTCGAAGCCGCGTCCGACCAGTTGGAGGTGGCCGCGCGGACGGACGCGTTGACCGGGCTGCTGAACCGCCGGGCACTGGACGCGCTCCTGGCCGCGCGACAGGGCACGTCGTTCGCCGGGGCCGTCGCCGTGGTGGACCTGAACTCGCTGAAGCACCTGAACGACACCTACGGCCACGAGGCCGGCGACGCGGCCATCAAGCTGGTGGCGCGGGCGCTGCGGGCGCACTTCCGCATCTCCGACCCCGTCTTCCGCACCGGCGGCGACGAGTACCTGGCGCTGGCCGAGGGCGGCCGCGCCGCCGACCTCGCCGACCGCCTCGCCGCTGTGGACGCGGCCATCCGCGGCGTGCGGTTACCGGGCCTGCCCGCGCCGGT carries:
- a CDS encoding sensor domain-containing diguanylate cyclase, which encodes MELTRLAFTVQALAAPPVALLVVLLARAVPRPFLRHWAVGWVALAAALLSLRAAFLLPRGLLPAGLVTSVYYCLEYLFGYLVWVGCRELVGRPGPRWPDAWVLGPAMAFGLVAPWVADHVSDVFPFHAPMFGSFFLLALAATRGYTPTGPRTRFGIHVVRLCLLLLGGLFVHYGPVSYHTLRLGGAPPEYMLLSPMYDTLAEVGLAFGMALVAVEQVRDELDAANHRLADMNLRLEESNNRLEAASDQLEVAARTDALTGLLNRRALDALLAARQGTSFAGAVAVVDLNSLKHLNDTYGHEAGDAAIKLVARALRAHFRISDPVFRTGGDEYLALAEGGRAADLADRLAAVDAAIRGVRLPGLPAPVDLVVAWGLADFGSPAEFPAAQARADQAMYAEKARRKAAARA